A window of the Pedobacter frigiditerrae genome harbors these coding sequences:
- a CDS encoding helix-turn-helix domain-containing protein has translation MEVKEYIVEEADKLFCQYGFKSVTMDDIAKHLGMSKKTIYQHFSDKDELVNILIKDKLSNQDCTMDFCAKSAENAVHEIFFAITNINELLTTMNPKLFYDLQKYHPKAWLHFREFKENKLGKCIYVNLERGVNEGLYRPEINKEILTQMRLDQVDLIFNQHDQYKMAKYNLAQVMAEITEHFLYGICNHAGLEKINYYKQQSSQAL, from the coding sequence TTGGAAGTTAAAGAATATATAGTTGAGGAGGCGGATAAGCTTTTTTGCCAATACGGTTTTAAAAGCGTAACCATGGATGACATTGCCAAACACTTGGGTATGTCGAAGAAAACCATTTATCAGCATTTTAGCGATAAAGATGAATTGGTTAATATTCTGATAAAGGATAAGCTATCTAATCAAGATTGCACAATGGACTTTTGTGCAAAGAGTGCAGAAAATGCGGTGCATGAAATATTTTTTGCCATAACTAATATTAATGAGTTATTGACTACAATGAACCCTAAGCTATTTTATGATTTACAAAAGTATCATCCAAAAGCTTGGTTGCACTTTAGAGAGTTTAAGGAAAACAAACTGGGTAAATGTATTTATGTAAATCTTGAGCGTGGTGTAAACGAAGGACTTTATCGCCCTGAGATTAACAAAGAAATTTTAACACAAATGCGTTTAGACCAAGTTGATTTAATTTTTAATCAACACGACCAATATAAAATGGCAAAATATAACCTTGCTCAGGTGATGGCAGAAATAACAGAGCATTTCCTTTATGGCATTTGTAACCATGCAGGATTAGAAAAAATTAATTATTACAAACAACAATCGTCGCAAGCATTATAA
- a CDS encoding TMEM175 family protein has translation MKKGRIEAFSDGVLAIIITIMVLELKVPHGDSIKDLMPLLFVFLSYVLSFIYVGIYWNNHHHMFMVVNKVNGAVLWANLHLLFWLSMIPFATAWMGENHFTPAPTALYGFVLLMNAIAYTILSMILVKHHGENSLLSRALGSDFKGKISLACYIIAIPCAFIHTWISGALFVLVALLWLIPDKRIERVIHEEEIS, from the coding sequence ATGAAAAAAGGAAGAATTGAAGCATTTAGCGATGGTGTGCTTGCCATAATTATAACCATTATGGTATTGGAGTTAAAAGTTCCACATGGAGATTCTATAAAAGATTTAATGCCGTTGCTATTTGTCTTTCTTAGTTATGTTTTGAGCTTTATTTACGTAGGTATTTATTGGAACAATCATCATCACATGTTTATGGTGGTAAATAAAGTTAACGGTGCTGTGCTTTGGGCCAATTTGCATTTGTTGTTTTGGTTATCCATGATTCCTTTTGCCACAGCATGGATGGGAGAAAACCATTTCACTCCAGCACCAACAGCACTTTATGGCTTTGTGTTATTAATGAATGCAATAGCTTATACCATTTTATCTATGATTTTGGTTAAGCATCATGGGGAAAATTCTTTGCTGTCAAGAGCCTTAGGAAGCGATTTTAAAGGGAAAATCTCCTTGGCATGTTACATCATCGCCATTCCTTGCGCCTTTATTCACACTTGGATTTCTGGAGCTTTATTTGTGTTAGTAGCATTACTTTGGTTAATTCCTGATAAGAGAATTGAAAGGGTTATTCACGAAGAAGAAATTAGCTAA
- the murB gene encoding UDP-N-acetylmuramate dehydrogenase — MPILQENISLKNYNTFGIDVNAKYFAEIKSIADLKEVFSHSIAKEKQLLILGGGSNMLFTKDFDGLVVKVSIPGISFTTQGDDVMVTAGGGIVWNDLVNYCVDNGFAGIENLSLIPGTVGASPIQNIGAYGVELKDVFHSCQAFEIASGEIRTFTYADCKFDYRDSVFKNELKGKYIITSVVFHLSNKANLQTHYGAITTELENRNIIEPTIADVSKVVSHIRVSKLPDPKTIGNAGSFFKNPVIEKAAFDELIKKFPEVVNYPVANGKVKLAAGWLIEQCGFKGKVVGETGTWKNQALVLVNHGHASGQEVYNFSEQIIKTVYTKFNVQLEREVNIL; from the coding sequence ATGCCAATCTTACAAGAAAACATTTCCTTAAAAAATTATAACACATTTGGTATTGATGTAAATGCGAAATACTTTGCAGAAATAAAAAGCATAGCAGATTTAAAGGAAGTTTTCAGTCATTCAATAGCGAAAGAAAAACAATTACTCATTCTGGGAGGGGGCAGTAATATGCTGTTCACTAAAGATTTTGATGGATTGGTTGTCAAAGTAAGTATTCCTGGCATCAGTTTTACTACACAAGGTGATGATGTGATGGTTACTGCAGGTGGCGGCATCGTATGGAATGACTTAGTAAATTACTGCGTGGATAATGGTTTTGCAGGTATTGAAAATCTAAGTTTAATTCCTGGAACTGTTGGCGCATCGCCCATACAAAATATTGGCGCTTATGGTGTAGAGCTTAAAGATGTATTTCATTCTTGCCAAGCATTTGAAATCGCTTCTGGCGAAATAAGAACATTTACTTATGCCGATTGTAAGTTTGATTATAGAGATAGTGTCTTTAAAAATGAACTTAAAGGAAAATATATCATCACTTCTGTAGTTTTCCATTTAAGTAATAAGGCCAATCTACAAACACATTACGGAGCCATTACAACAGAGTTGGAAAATAGAAATATCATTGAGCCAACTATCGCAGATGTTTCTAAAGTGGTTTCTCATATTCGGGTTAGTAAATTGCCAGATCCAAAAACTATTGGCAACGCAGGTAGCTTTTTTAAAAATCCTGTTATCGAAAAAGCAGCTTTCGATGAGTTAATCAAAAAATTTCCTGAAGTGGTTAATTATCCAGTAGCAAACGGCAAAGTAAAATTAGCTGCTGGTTGGTTAATTGAGCAATGTGGTTTTAAAGGGAAAGTTGTAGGCGAAACTGGAACATGGAAAAATCAGGCATTGGTTTTGGTAAACCATGGTCATGCAAGTGGACAAGAAGTGTATAATTTTTCAGAACAAATAATAAAAACTGTCTATACCAAATTCAACGTTCAGCTAGAACGTGAGGTAAACATATTGTGA
- a CDS encoding lycopene cyclase domain-containing protein, translating into MANTFLYLNLFLFLIPFALALDKKVFPIKNIRSLIVPSLIVTVIFSEIAVFFTGLKVWEFNPAYLVGVYYRELPLEEYLFIFTFSFTGLGIYNYLNAKFPKNDLQKYSLALSHALMGVCIAMLFFAYTKWYPAITFAFLMMLLIGVEYINTLRFMYKFYRAFVASLILFYSCYGVICNLPITTYNAAENLGFDLFKIPLENYFFTMGMLLLGVYLLEFFKSRKAV; encoded by the coding sequence ATGGCCAACACTTTTTTATACCTCAATTTATTTTTATTCCTGATTCCATTTGCACTCGCATTAGATAAAAAAGTATTTCCAATTAAAAATATTCGTTCTCTAATCGTTCCTTCACTAATAGTAACTGTTATCTTCTCTGAGATTGCTGTTTTTTTCACTGGATTAAAAGTTTGGGAATTTAATCCAGCTTACTTGGTTGGTGTATATTACAGAGAACTTCCTTTGGAAGAATATCTTTTCATTTTTACTTTCAGCTTTACTGGATTAGGAATTTACAATTACTTAAATGCTAAGTTTCCTAAAAACGACCTACAAAAATATAGTTTAGCCTTAAGCCATGCTTTAATGGGAGTTTGTATAGCTATGTTGTTTTTTGCCTACACTAAATGGTATCCAGCTATCACATTTGCATTTTTGATGATGCTTTTAATTGGTGTAGAATACATCAATACCTTAAGGTTCATGTATAAATTTTATAGGGCATTCGTGGCCTCGTTAATTCTATTCTATAGCTGCTATGGAGTTATTTGTAATTTGCCCATAACAACTTATAATGCAGCCGAAAATTTAGGATTCGATTTGTTCAAAATCCCGTTAGAAAATTACTTTTTTACAATGGGGATGCTTTTATTAGGTGTTTACTTATTGGAATTTTTTAAATCTAGAAAGGCTGTCTAA
- a CDS encoding RNA polymerase sigma factor — MTQLQFNHQLHDYSGSLQSFALNFTKDVEDANDLVQDTMLKAVTYYSKFKEGTNLKGWLFTIMRNTFINNYRRMVKTNTLITQSEDISSANLHYSATRNDVESKFVLGDIHKALATLQPEYYVPFIKYFEGFKYHEIAEELDIPIGTVKTRIHVARGILKKYLKTYAKDLASTEA; from the coding sequence ATGACACAGCTACAATTTAACCACCAATTGCACGACTATTCTGGTTCATTACAGTCATTCGCTTTAAATTTTACTAAAGACGTAGAAGACGCCAATGATTTGGTACAGGATACCATGCTAAAAGCTGTAACATACTACAGCAAGTTTAAGGAAGGTACAAACCTAAAAGGCTGGTTATTTACTATCATGCGTAATACGTTTATCAATAACTACAGACGTATGGTAAAAACTAATACATTAATTACGCAAAGCGAAGATATTTCTTCAGCTAACTTGCATTACAGTGCAACTCGTAATGATGTTGAAAGTAAATTTGTTTTGGGAGATATCCATAAAGCCCTAGCTACTTTACAGCCAGAATATTACGTACCGTTTATCAAATATTTTGAGGGATTTAAATATCATGAAATTGCCGAAGAATTAGATATTCCAATTGGAACAGTAAAAACTCGTATCCACGTAGCTCGTGGCATACTTAAAAAATATTTAAAAACTTATGCAAAGGACCTTGCATCTACAGAAGCATAA
- a CDS encoding TolC family protein encodes MKHQLYIFILFLGLAIPATAQIKDTTASFSLQEAIAYAQTHQVSITNAKIDEQIAINTVKQTIGIGLPQVSANASFQDYLKVPTSLLPGEVFGQPGTQIPVKFGVKFNSSVGLEINQLLFDGSYLVGLKASRTYKELSTKSTTRSRIETAVAVTKAYYSVLVSNEQLALLDANLERLKKSLNDTEQMFKNGFVEKIDVDRLSVLNNNLLTERENVIRLLALNVNLLKFQMGMTIGSKLALTDKISNVNIDKSPVLGDSQAFNKRIEYSLLQTQKKLNELDVKRYKSLFLPSLGAFGSTSSNFQNDKFSNLYDTRFPTTVIGLRLSVPLISGGQKLYQLRNAKLASLKTDNELINLQNAINLEVNQAQTVYFNGQQSLENQKRNMDLAKEVLRVTKIKYDQGVGSSLEVTTAETALKESQNNYINALYDMLINKVNLDKALGNINY; translated from the coding sequence ATGAAACATCAACTTTACATCTTCATCTTATTTTTGGGCTTAGCCATTCCAGCGACAGCGCAAATAAAAGACACCACAGCAAGTTTTAGCTTACAAGAAGCTATTGCGTATGCACAAACCCATCAAGTTAGTATAACAAATGCTAAAATAGATGAGCAAATAGCTATAAACACTGTTAAACAAACAATTGGAATTGGCTTACCACAAGTAAGTGCCAACGCAAGTTTTCAAGACTATTTGAAAGTACCTACAAGTTTATTACCTGGAGAAGTTTTTGGCCAACCTGGCACACAAATTCCAGTTAAGTTTGGTGTGAAATTTAACTCATCTGTAGGTTTAGAAATTAACCAGCTTTTATTTGATGGCTCTTACCTTGTTGGCCTCAAAGCGTCTAGAACTTACAAAGAATTATCTACTAAAAGCACAACCAGAAGCAGGATAGAAACAGCAGTGGCCGTAACCAAGGCCTATTATTCAGTATTAGTTAGCAACGAGCAATTAGCTTTGCTCGATGCGAATTTAGAGCGTTTAAAAAAATCACTAAACGATACTGAGCAAATGTTTAAAAATGGTTTTGTTGAGAAAATTGATGTTGACAGGCTAAGCGTATTAAACAACAACTTATTGACAGAACGTGAAAACGTAATTAGATTATTGGCCCTTAATGTTAACCTATTAAAGTTTCAAATGGGAATGACAATTGGCAGTAAACTAGCGTTAACCGATAAAATTAGTAATGTTAATATTGATAAAAGTCCAGTATTAGGCGATAGTCAAGCCTTCAATAAAAGGATTGAATATTCTTTATTGCAAACTCAAAAGAAACTGAATGAGCTAGACGTTAAACGTTACAAAAGCTTGTTTTTACCTAGTTTAGGTGCTTTTGGAAGCACTTCTTCAAACTTCCAAAACGATAAGTTCTCTAACTTATATGACACTCGTTTCCCAACTACGGTGATTGGTTTAAGACTTTCGGTTCCTTTAATTTCTGGCGGACAAAAACTTTATCAGCTTCGCAATGCGAAATTAGCATCGCTTAAAACTGATAATGAACTAATCAACTTACAGAATGCCATTAATTTAGAAGTTAATCAAGCGCAAACTGTTTATTTTAACGGTCAACAATCTTTAGAAAACCAAAAAAGGAATATGGATTTGGCTAAAGAAGTATTGCGTGTAACTAAAATCAAATACGACCAAGGTGTTGGTTCTAGTTTAGAAGTAACAACTGCCGAAACTGCATTAAAAGAATCTCAAAATAATTACATCAACGCTTTATATGATATGCTGATTAACAAAGTAAATCTTGATAAAGCTTTAGGAAACATAAACTACTAA
- a CDS encoding efflux RND transporter periplasmic adaptor subunit — MKRILFIAAIAFLAACSSEKKDPKAELAELKKQRSELDASIAKLEATVGKDSLATKDVTVYDVKTAPFNNYIEIQGRVDAEQNVLVNPEMQGIVTAVYVKIGQNVGKGQVLAQIDDNVLRQSMAQLQTQIDLANNLFNRQKNLWDQKIGTEVQYLNAKTQKEGLERQMNVLRSQQAMYKIKSPISGTVEQMDLKVGGAASPGMSAIRVINANSLKVKAQVAEAYLGKIDQGDDVKVIFPDIPDSLNTKVSFAARIVDPASRSFNIEVVLPSNKKYRANMISVLKVVDYKNPKAITIPVNAIQNAENGKYVIAVINGKAQRVTVTVGRTIEGKSEILSGLKEGDKVVVTGVDDLNEGDPVKY, encoded by the coding sequence ATGAAAAGAATATTATTTATAGCAGCCATCGCATTTTTAGCGGCTTGTTCTTCTGAGAAAAAGGACCCAAAAGCTGAATTAGCAGAATTAAAAAAACAGCGTTCAGAATTGGATGCTTCAATTGCAAAATTAGAAGCAACAGTAGGTAAAGACTCATTAGCTACAAAAGATGTAACGGTTTATGATGTTAAAACTGCACCTTTTAACAATTACATAGAGATACAAGGTAGGGTTGATGCAGAACAAAACGTTTTGGTTAATCCAGAAATGCAAGGCATTGTTACTGCAGTTTATGTAAAAATTGGTCAAAATGTTGGCAAAGGGCAAGTTTTAGCTCAAATTGACGATAATGTTTTACGCCAAAGCATGGCTCAATTACAAACTCAAATAGATTTAGCTAATAACTTATTCAATCGCCAAAAAAATCTTTGGGATCAAAAAATTGGAACTGAAGTTCAGTATCTGAATGCAAAGACGCAGAAAGAAGGATTAGAACGTCAAATGAATGTTTTAAGGTCTCAACAAGCTATGTACAAGATTAAATCTCCTATCTCTGGAACCGTTGAACAAATGGACTTAAAGGTAGGTGGAGCTGCAAGCCCAGGTATGTCGGCAATTAGAGTTATTAACGCCAATTCTTTGAAAGTTAAAGCACAAGTTGCTGAAGCTTATTTAGGCAAAATAGACCAAGGAGATGATGTAAAAGTTATTTTCCCAGACATTCCTGATAGTTTAAACACGAAAGTTTCTTTTGCCGCTAGAATAGTTGACCCTGCTTCACGCAGTTTTAACATCGAGGTAGTTTTACCTTCGAACAAAAAATATCGTGCAAATATGATATCGGTATTAAAAGTTGTAGATTATAAAAACCCTAAGGCGATAACAATCCCTGTTAATGCAATTCAAAATGCAGAAAATGGCAAATATGTAATTGCTGTAATTAATGGAAAGGCACAGCGAGTTACAGTTACCGTTGGAAGAACAATTGAAGGTAAAAGCGAAATCTTGTCGGGTTTAAAAGAAGGCGATAAAGTTGTTGTTACCGGAGTGGATGACCTGAACGAAGGAGACCCAGTTAAATATTAA
- a CDS encoding efflux RND transporter permease subunit: MKDVNKEFKPSSWAIDNKTAIYIITIMITIAGIFAYNSTPKENFPEVIIPKIFVQTVYPGTSPQNMETLVTKQLEKQIKGTQGLKKITSNSYQDFSIITAEFGTDVDIKDAKQRVKDAVDKAKTDLPSDLPDDPTVQDINLADLPIMYLNISGNFDLKKLKEYADDIQDKVEALPEISGVDIVGALDPEIQITVDINKMNAAQISFYDIYNTIQKENVTASGGTVKMDGLRRTLNIKKEFKNAEQISNLVIKTPTGAAVYLRDIAEVKDAFKEQTSYARLAGKNVITLNVKKRAGQNLIEASDKINAIIKDMKENSLPKSLEIKVTGDQSDQTRVTLHDLINTIIIGFILVTIILMFFMGVKNAIFVALSVPLSMFIAFLFMPVLGSIMGFSFTMNMIVLFSFLLGLGIVVDDAIVVIENTHRIFDNGKVPIVKAAKMAAGEVFVPVFSGTLTTLAPFFPLLFWPGIIGKFMYFLPLTLIVTLFASLIVAYIINPVFAVDFMEHDDHSANKKPTFDKKTSKTVIILGVITVVAYAIGLMAGSFGLGNFMVFIIIIYLLNHFFLENAVKTFQNRIWPAFQDKYVKVLHWAVEHPKKLIWGTFGLFFGTIILFVVLVISGRQKVIFFPSADPNFVYVYVGLPVGTDQAYTNEVVRKVEQKVTSVLSKDGKVDPVVTSIISNVTKGVTDPQDEDQGEYPNKGKVTVAFVEFGKRNGVNTSDYLGKIRDAVKGIPGAEISVAQEQGGPPTAKPISIEITGDNLDSIVSTSERLKKYLVGKQIAGVEELKSDFQNNKPEIVFDIDRERANREGILTQDIATNLRFALFGVEASKFRDDNEDYEINIRSKDEQKNNIEVLRNTKMTYRDMAMGGQIRQVPISSFATIDYVNTYGGIKRKQQKRIIILSSNVLGEYNANQVVGNVAQEVAQFKKPNGVEIKMAGDQEEQAETMGFLGTAFLTAIGLILIILVTQFNSISKPIIILVEVLFSLIGVLGGCILFNMPFSVMMSMLGIVALVGIVVRNGILLVEFTELLISQGATVKDAVIEAGRTRMTPVLLTATATMLGLIPLAVGLNIDFVKLFTELNPHLYFGGDNVAFWGPLSWTMIFGLSFATFLTLILVPCMYIVMDKNSRAIKGWFKKKPAPVDTFAKTAEEPTH; this comes from the coding sequence ATGAAAGACGTTAACAAAGAGTTTAAACCATCGAGTTGGGCTATAGATAACAAAACCGCTATTTATATCATTACCATAATGATTACCATAGCTGGTATATTTGCCTATAACTCTACTCCAAAAGAGAATTTTCCAGAGGTAATCATTCCGAAAATTTTCGTACAAACTGTATACCCAGGTACTTCTCCACAAAACATGGAGACCTTGGTAACCAAACAACTGGAGAAACAAATCAAAGGAACGCAAGGATTAAAGAAGATCACTTCAAACTCTTATCAGGATTTTTCGATCATTACTGCTGAATTTGGTACTGACGTAGATATTAAAGATGCTAAACAGCGTGTAAAAGATGCTGTAGACAAAGCTAAAACTGATTTACCAAGTGATTTACCTGATGATCCAACGGTACAGGATATCAACCTTGCTGATTTACCGATTATGTATTTAAACATCTCGGGTAATTTTGATTTGAAAAAATTAAAAGAGTATGCAGATGATATACAAGACAAAGTTGAAGCATTACCAGAAATTTCTGGAGTTGACATTGTAGGAGCGCTAGACCCTGAAATTCAAATTACTGTAGACATTAATAAAATGAATGCAGCACAAATTTCTTTCTACGACATTTATAATACTATACAAAAAGAAAACGTAACTGCCTCAGGTGGTACAGTAAAAATGGATGGTTTACGCCGTACATTAAACATTAAAAAAGAGTTTAAAAATGCTGAGCAAATCTCCAATTTGGTTATAAAAACACCAACTGGTGCTGCTGTATATTTAAGAGATATTGCTGAAGTAAAAGATGCATTTAAAGAGCAAACCAGTTATGCCCGTTTAGCTGGCAAAAACGTAATTACGTTGAACGTTAAAAAACGTGCTGGCCAAAACTTAATTGAAGCTTCAGATAAAATTAATGCAATCATTAAAGACATGAAGGAAAACTCCTTGCCTAAAAGCTTGGAAATAAAAGTTACTGGTGATCAATCTGATCAAACACGTGTAACCTTACATGATTTGATCAATACCATTATCATTGGTTTTATCTTGGTTACCATCATTTTAATGTTCTTTATGGGCGTTAAAAATGCAATTTTCGTTGCCTTGTCTGTGCCACTCTCTATGTTCATCGCATTCTTATTTATGCCTGTACTAGGAAGCATAATGGGCTTCAGTTTTACCATGAATATGATTGTACTCTTCTCCTTCTTACTAGGACTGGGAATTGTAGTAGATGATGCCATTGTGGTAATTGAAAATACACACCGTATTTTTGATAATGGAAAAGTGCCAATTGTTAAAGCTGCTAAAATGGCTGCCGGGGAAGTATTTGTACCAGTATTTTCTGGAACATTAACCACATTAGCACCATTCTTCCCTTTATTATTCTGGCCTGGAATTATCGGTAAGTTCATGTATTTCTTACCCTTAACTCTAATTGTAACTTTGTTTGCTTCACTAATTGTTGCTTATATCATTAACCCAGTTTTTGCGGTTGATTTCATGGAGCACGATGACCATTCGGCTAATAAAAAACCAACTTTTGACAAGAAAACGAGTAAAACAGTTATCATTTTAGGCGTAATTACTGTTGTGGCCTATGCAATTGGTTTAATGGCTGGAAGTTTTGGTTTAGGGAACTTTATGGTGTTCATCATCATCATTTATTTACTAAATCATTTCTTCTTAGAAAATGCGGTTAAAACATTCCAAAACAGAATCTGGCCAGCATTTCAAGACAAATATGTAAAAGTATTACATTGGGCAGTAGAGCACCCTAAAAAATTAATTTGGGGAACATTCGGTTTGTTCTTTGGTACAATTATCTTATTCGTGGTACTTGTAATAAGTGGCAGACAAAAAGTAATATTTTTCCCATCAGCTGACCCTAACTTTGTTTATGTGTATGTTGGCTTACCAGTTGGTACTGATCAAGCTTATACCAACGAAGTAGTTAGAAAGGTTGAGCAAAAAGTAACCAGTGTGCTTTCTAAAGATGGAAAAGTTGACCCTGTAGTAACTTCTATCATTTCTAATGTTACTAAAGGTGTTACCGACCCTCAAGATGAAGATCAGGGTGAATATCCTAACAAAGGAAAAGTTACTGTTGCCTTTGTTGAGTTTGGTAAAAGAAATGGTGTAAATACATCTGATTATTTGGGTAAAATTAGAGATGCCGTAAAAGGAATTCCTGGAGCTGAAATTTCTGTAGCACAAGAACAAGGTGGTCCGCCAACAGCGAAACCGATTAGTATTGAGATAACTGGTGATAATTTAGATTCAATTGTAAGCACTTCAGAAAGATTAAAAAAATACTTAGTTGGTAAACAAATCGCTGGTGTTGAAGAGTTAAAATCAGATTTCCAGAACAATAAACCAGAAATCGTTTTTGATATTGATAGAGAAAGAGCAAACAGAGAAGGTATTTTAACTCAAGACATTGCTACAAATCTTCGTTTTGCATTATTTGGTGTAGAGGCTTCTAAGTTTAGAGATGATAATGAAGATTACGAAATCAATATTCGTTCAAAAGATGAGCAGAAAAATAACATTGAAGTATTGAGAAATACTAAAATGACCTATAGAGATATGGCTATGGGTGGTCAAATTAGACAGGTTCCAATTTCATCTTTTGCAACTATAGATTATGTAAACACTTATGGTGGTATTAAACGTAAACAACAAAAGAGAATCATTATTCTTTCGTCGAATGTTTTGGGAGAATATAATGCAAATCAAGTTGTGGGGAATGTTGCCCAAGAAGTTGCCCAGTTTAAAAAACCAAATGGTGTAGAAATTAAAATGGCAGGTGACCAAGAAGAACAAGCAGAAACAATGGGATTCTTAGGAACAGCGTTTTTAACTGCAATTGGTTTAATCCTAATCATTTTAGTTACGCAATTTAACTCTATCAGCAAGCCAATTATCATTTTGGTTGAGGTGTTATTTAGTTTAATTGGAGTACTGGGTGGATGTATTTTATTTAACATGCCATTCTCTGTAATGATGTCTATGCTTGGTATTGTTGCCTTAGTAGGTATTGTTGTTCGTAACGGTATCTTGTTGGTAGAGTTTACTGAACTTCTAATTAGCCAAGGTGCAACAGTTAAGGATGCAGTTATTGAAGCTGGCCGTACTCGTATGACTCCAGTGTTATTAACGGCAACAGCAACAATGCTGGGCTTAATTCCATTAGCAGTAGGTTTAAATATCGACTTCGTGAAGTTGTTTACAGAGTTAAATCCGCATTTATACTTTGGTGGTGATAACGTTGCTTTCTGGGGACCACTATCATGGACTATGATTTTCGGTTTAAGTTTCGCAACTTTCTTAACCTTAATTCTTGTTCCTTGTATGTATATCGTAATGGATAAAAACTCAAGAGCTATTAAAGGTTGGTTCAAGAAAAAACCAGCGCCTGTTGATACTTTTGCAAAAACAGCAGAAGAACCAACTCACTAA
- a CDS encoding cytochrome b5 domain-containing protein codes for MDLPTYSKQQLALRNGQDKPEIWVAYKGNIYDVGSSRLWKNGKHYEHWAGQDLTDELPDAPHTETVFEKFEVIGVLK; via the coding sequence ATGGATTTGCCAACTTATAGCAAACAACAACTCGCCCTTCGTAACGGACAAGATAAGCCTGAAATTTGGGTTGCTTATAAAGGAAATATTTATGATGTTGGCAGCAGCCGATTATGGAAAAATGGTAAACATTATGAGCATTGGGCAGGCCAAGATTTAACTGATGAATTACCTGATGCACCACATACTGAAACGGTTTTTGAAAAGTTTGAGGTAATTGGTGTTCTTAAGTAA